One Vigna unguiculata cultivar IT97K-499-35 chromosome 11, ASM411807v1, whole genome shotgun sequence DNA window includes the following coding sequences:
- the LOC114170424 gene encoding gibberellin 2-beta-dioxygenase 6-like encodes MVHSNPPLMHHYGELVRNSGEPKKAKTFNLQNHPACDLPLIDLAALTSSNETEKKACTAAICKAASEWGFFQVVNHGISHELLRKMRSEQVKLFEVPFEKKITCGLLNNPYRWGTPTATRSSHFSWSEAFHIPLTMISEAASWGEFTSLREAINEFAAAMLEVSRLLASILAQNLGYPKDAVEKLCDAGTCFLRLNHYPCCPKSKDEIFGLVPHTDSDFLTILYQDQVGGLQLMKDSKWVAVKPNPDALIVNIGDLFQAWSNDEYKSVEHKVVANDKMERYSVAYFLCPSNNTVINCCKGPSVYRKFTFGEYRHQIQEDVKKIGHKIGLSRFKL; translated from the exons ATGGTACATTCAAACCCACCACTCATGCACCATTATGGGGAGCTTGTGAGAAACTCTGGGGAACCCAAAAAGGCTAAAACTTTTAATCTTCAAAACCATCCTGCATGTGACCTACCTCTGATAGACCTTGCTGCTCTCACAAGTTCCAATGAGACAGAGAAAAAGGCTTGCACTGCTGCAATATGCAAGGCTGCATCAGAATGGGGATTTTTCCAAGTGGTAAACCATGGTATAAGCCATGAGTTGCTGAGAAAAATGAGGAGTGAACAAGTGAAGTTGTTTGAAGTACCCTTTGAGAAGAAGATCACTTGCGGGCTTCTGAATAACCCTTATAGGTGGGGGACACCAACTGCTACACGTTCAAGTCACTTCTCATGGTCTGAAGCATTCCACATTCCTCTCACAATGATCTCAGAAGCTGCTTCCTGGGGTGAATTCACTTCTTTGAG AGAAGCAATAAATGAGTTTGCAGCAGCAATGCTAGAAGTGTCTAGGTTGTTGGCAAGCATTCTAGCACAAAACTTGGGCTACCCAAAGGATGCAGTTGAAAAACTGTGTGATGCAGGCACATGTTTTCTGAGATTAAATCACTATCCATGTTGCCCAAAATCTAAAGATGAAATTTTTGGATTAGTGCCTCATACTGATAGTGATTTCCTCACAATTCTTTATCAAGATCAGGTCGGTGGACTCCAACTCATGAAAGATTCCAAATGGGTTGCTGTAAAACCAAACCCAGATGCTCTCATTGTTAACATTGGAGACCTTTTTCAG GCATGGAGTAACGATGAGTACAAAAGCGTGGAGCACAAGGTTGTGGCCAATGACAAAATGGAAAGATACTCCGTAGCATACTTCCTATGCCCTTCTAACAATACTGTCATAAACTGCTGCAAAGGACCTTCTGTATATAGAAAGTTCACTTTTGGAGAATACAGACACCAAATTCAAGAAGATGTCAAGAAAATAGGGCATAAAATTGGACTATCAAGATTTAAACTTTAA
- the LOC114168653 gene encoding uncharacterized protein LOC114168653 — translation MHTCVEGSKRQLPSWMMPKGGATPTHVSDSDNAVETNCSMNKVDNIAAYATKNDHKSRPSRRKSNLTVKCDDGSGSRVTQKKKKSAKSIDRDQRSSTKKRKKLEDPSHSCDDVYQVQASSDDAVDLTVEDLLAIAEQCVNEYENKDRKEISSRQSESKWEFQVTHETGNTLDAPCENRNPSNSRKQVLSNSTSKTGEVIETSTSRTGDPAQDMLNLFLGPLLSKTLEKEKSKFIVENAKITHEFTRQSQELGGEEERVPLMKKRSTLKDKVAMFLEQDL, via the exons ATGCATACATGTGTTGAGGGAAGTAAACGTCAGTTACCATCATGGATGATGCCGAAGGGTGGTGCCACTCCCACCCATGTGAGTGACTCTGACAACGCTGTTGAAACTAATTGCTCAATGAACAAAGTAGACAACATTGCAGCTTATGCAACCAAGAATGATCACAAGAGCAGACCTTCCAGGAGGAAGTCAAACTTAACAGTCAAGTGTGATGATGGAAGCGGCAGTAGggttactcaaaagaagaaaaaaagtgctAAGTCTATTGATAGAGATCAGAGATCTTctacaaagaaaagaaaaaaattagaggaTCCTAGCCATAGTTGTGATGATGTTTATCAAGTTCAAGCATCTAGTGATGATGCTGTGGACCTGACAGTTGAAGATTTGTTGGCCATAGCAGAACAG TGTGTCAACGAATATGAAAACAAGGATCGAAAAGAAATATCAAGTAGACAGAGTGAATCAAAATGGGAATTTCAAGTTACACATGAAACAGGAAACACTCTTGATGCCCCTTGTGAGAACAGAAATCCATCCAACTCTAGAAAGCAAGTTTTATCTAATTCTACATCAAAAACTGGTGAAGTAATTGAAACAAGCACCTCTCGAACAGGTGATCCTGCTCAGGACATGCTGAACCTGTTCTTGGGGCCCTTGCTAAGTAAAACTCTTGAGAAGGAGAAGAGCAAATTTATTGTTGAAAATGCCAAGATTACCCATGAGTTCACTAGGCAAAGTCAAGAACTTGgtggagaagaagaaagagtcCCCTTAATGAAGAAAAGAAGCACCTTGAAAGATAAGGTGGCAATGTTTCTTGAGCAAGATTTGTAG
- the LOC114169566 gene encoding ADP-ribosylation factor GTPase-activating protein AGD2-like isoform X2, translated as MASAFVKLDDSPMFQKQLFSLEETTDELKDRCQKLYNGCQKFMTALGEAYNGEITFAESLEVFGGGQDDPVSVSIGGPVITKFITTLRELASFKELLRSQVEHVLIDRLTEFMNIDLQDTKDSRRRYDKAVQSYDQSREKFVSLKKNTPQDIVTELEEDLQNSKSTFEKSRFNLVNSLMNIEAKKKYEFLESISAIMDAHLRYFKLGYDLLSQMEPYIHQVLTYAQQSKELANIEQDKLAKRIQEYRTQAELENIRASSNFTETMSGSEGIHVVGLNSYRSLDSGMLSSSKGELQTVKQGYLLKRSSSSRGDWKRRFFVLDNQRNLYYYRVKGVKPTGSQSYNYARSYEQTSGMFGRFRLKHNRAASLNDDILGCYTIDLCTSTIKMDAEDTDLRLCFRIISPSKTLTLQAENEADRMDWVNKITGAITLLFNSQFLQEPPYGAANSQSKNLASGASLSYHSEDDQESLRNDLSSKEVGSVSKILRGIPGNDKCAECSAPEPEWASLNLGILLCIECSGVHRNLGVHISKVRSITLDVRVWENTILELFDNLGNAYCNSIWEGLLPDHERVGELRVPMKPCSTDAFQIKEKYIQAKYVEKALIIREEDIPSVSVRIWQAVQTVNVREVYRLIVTSASNMINTKYGDEVHHAAEAEGQQHDPDPEACLMVEETIETERCFRGWSLLHLACHTDSTLMVELLLQFGADVNMSDYHGRTPLHHCITTGKNQLAKFLLRRGARPSIIDAGGLTILERAMEMGAITDEELFIMLAES; from the exons gtCCTGTCATAACTAAGTTTATTACCACATTGCGCGAGCTAGCTTCTTTCAAAGAGCTTCTTCGTTCACAG GTAGAGCATGTGTTGATTGACCGGCTGACGGAGTTTATGAATATTGATTTGCAAGATACGAAG GATTCTCGTCGTCGCTATGACAAAGCTGTCCAATCTTATGATCAG TCACGAGAGAAGTTTGTCTCTTTAAAGAAGAATACACCACAAGATATTGTAACTGAATTAGAAGAG GATCTGCAAAATTCCAAATCAACATTTGAAAAAAGTCGCTTCAATCTA GTAAACTCACTCATGAATATTGAAGCGAAAAAGAAGTATGAGTTCTTGGAGTCGATTAGTGCAATAATGGATGCTCATTTGAGATATTTTAAGCTG ggTTATGACTTACTAAGCCAAATGGAGCCCTATATTCACCAG GTATTAACATATGCACAACAATCTAAAGAACTTGCTAATATTGAGCAAGATAAGCTTGCAAAACGGATTCAGGAATACAGAACACAGGCAGAGTTGGAGAATATACGAGCTTCTAGCAATTTTACTGAAACCATGTCAGGTTCTGAAGGCATCCATGTTGTAGGGTTGAATTCGTACAGGAGTTTAGATTCAGGGATGCTGTCTTCATCCAAAGGGGAG CTTCAAACAGTTAAACAAGGTTATCTGTTAAAAAGGTCATCGAGCTCACGTGGAGATTGGAAACGGAGGTTCTTTGTACTTGATAACCAAAggaatttatattattacagAGTCAAGGGTGTCAAGCCCACG GGCTCTCAGTCATATAATTATGCTCGTTCTTATGAACAAACTAGTGGAATGTTTGGTAGATTCCGTTTAAAACACAACAGGGCTGCATCACTGAATGATGATATTTTAGGTTGTTACACTATTGATCTATGCACATCTACTATAAAGATGGATGCAGAGGATACAGATCTACGACTTTGCTTCCGAATAATTTCTCCCTCAAAAACGCTCACACTTCAG GCCGAAAATGAAGCTGATAGGATGGACTGGGTTAACAAAATTACTGGAGCTATAACATTACTTTTTAATTCACAGTTTCTTCAAGAG CCTCCATATGGTGCAGCGAATTCACAGAGTAAAAACTTAGCATCTGGTGCTTCTTTGTCATATCATTCGGAGGATGATCAGGAATCATTGAGGAATGACTTATCTTCCAAGGAAGTGGGTAGTGTCTCTAAGATTTTAAGGGGAATTCCAGGGAATGATAAATGTGCTGAGTGCAGTGCTCCTGAACCAGAATGGGCATCTCTAAACCTTGGCATATTGCTATGTATTGAATGCTCTGGAGTGCATCGAAATCTTGGTGTTCATATCTCAAAG GTGAGATCTATAACATTAGATGTTAGGGTTTGGGAAAATACCATTTTGGAGTTATTTGATAACTTAGGTAATGCTTACTGTAATTCTATATGGGAGGGCTTGCTGCCGGATCATGAAAG GGTAGGTGAATTACGTGTGCCTATGAAACCTTGTTCAACAGATGCCTTCCAAATCAAAGAGAAATACATCCAAGCAAAG TACGTAGAGAAAGCACTAATAATCCGAGAAGAGGATATACCCTCAGTTTCCGTAAGAATTTGGCAAGCAGTTCAGACTGTAAATGTAAGAGAAGTGTATCGGCTCATTGTTACGTCAGCATCAAATATGATAAACACAAAATATGGTGATGAGGTTCACCATGCTGCTGAGGCGGAAGGGCAGCAGCATGATCCCGATCCCGAAGCTTGTCTGATGGTCGAAGAGACTATTGAGACTGAGAGGTGTTTCCGTGGATGGTCATTATTACATTTGGCATGTCATACTGACAGTACACTGATGGTCGAGTTGTTGCTCCAATTTGGTGCTGATGTAAATATGTCTGACTATCATGGAAGAACTCCCTTGCACCATTGCATTACAACTGGGAAAAATCAATTGGCAAAGTTTCTATTAAGAAG GGGTGCAAGGCCGTCAATTATAGATGCTGGAGGGCTCACTATACTTGAAAGAGCAATGGAGATGGGAGCAATAACTGACGAAGAGCTATTTATCATGCTTGCTGAATCCTAG
- the LOC114169566 gene encoding ADP-ribosylation factor GTPase-activating protein AGD2-like isoform X1: MASAFVKLDDSPMFQKQLFSLEETTDELKDRCQKLYNGCQKFMTALGEAYNGEITFAESLEVFGGGQDDPVSVSIGGPVITKFITTLRELASFKELLRSQVEHVLIDRLTEFMNIDLQDTKDSRRRYDKAVQSYDQSREKFVSLKKNTPQDIVTELEEDLQNSKSTFEKSRFNLVNSLMNIEAKKKYEFLESISAIMDAHLRYFKLGYDLLSQMEPYIHQVLTYAQQSKELANIEQDKLAKRIQEYRTQAELENIRASSNFTETMSGSEGIHVVGLNSYRSLDSGMLSSSKGELQTVKQGYLLKRSSSSRGDWKRRFFVLDNQRNLYYYRVKGVKPTGSQSYNYARSYEQTSGMFGRFRLKHNRAASLNDDILGCYTIDLCTSTIKMDAEDTDLRLCFRIISPSKTLTLQAENEADRMDWVNKITGAITLLFNSQFLQEPPYGAANSQSKNLASGASLSYHSEDDQESLRNDLSSKEVGSVSKILRGIPGNDKCAECSAPEPEWASLNLGILLCIECSGVHRNLGVHISKVRSITLDVRVWENTILELFDNLGNAYCNSIWEGLLPDHERVGELRVPMKPCSTDAFQIKEKYIQAKYVEKALIIREEDIPSVSVRIWQAVQTVNVREVYRLIVTSASNMINTKYGDEVHHAAEAEGQQHDPDPEACLMVEETIETERCFRGWSLLHLACHTDSTLMVELLLQFGADVNMSDYHGRTPLHHCITTGKNQLAKFLLRSLTNWSVHQFPILDVSRDVLDYFSSLHKQLRIFICQAFCVLFGINYMLYIYIYIYIYIYIYIYIFVGLNAHKYK, translated from the exons gtCCTGTCATAACTAAGTTTATTACCACATTGCGCGAGCTAGCTTCTTTCAAAGAGCTTCTTCGTTCACAG GTAGAGCATGTGTTGATTGACCGGCTGACGGAGTTTATGAATATTGATTTGCAAGATACGAAG GATTCTCGTCGTCGCTATGACAAAGCTGTCCAATCTTATGATCAG TCACGAGAGAAGTTTGTCTCTTTAAAGAAGAATACACCACAAGATATTGTAACTGAATTAGAAGAG GATCTGCAAAATTCCAAATCAACATTTGAAAAAAGTCGCTTCAATCTA GTAAACTCACTCATGAATATTGAAGCGAAAAAGAAGTATGAGTTCTTGGAGTCGATTAGTGCAATAATGGATGCTCATTTGAGATATTTTAAGCTG ggTTATGACTTACTAAGCCAAATGGAGCCCTATATTCACCAG GTATTAACATATGCACAACAATCTAAAGAACTTGCTAATATTGAGCAAGATAAGCTTGCAAAACGGATTCAGGAATACAGAACACAGGCAGAGTTGGAGAATATACGAGCTTCTAGCAATTTTACTGAAACCATGTCAGGTTCTGAAGGCATCCATGTTGTAGGGTTGAATTCGTACAGGAGTTTAGATTCAGGGATGCTGTCTTCATCCAAAGGGGAG CTTCAAACAGTTAAACAAGGTTATCTGTTAAAAAGGTCATCGAGCTCACGTGGAGATTGGAAACGGAGGTTCTTTGTACTTGATAACCAAAggaatttatattattacagAGTCAAGGGTGTCAAGCCCACG GGCTCTCAGTCATATAATTATGCTCGTTCTTATGAACAAACTAGTGGAATGTTTGGTAGATTCCGTTTAAAACACAACAGGGCTGCATCACTGAATGATGATATTTTAGGTTGTTACACTATTGATCTATGCACATCTACTATAAAGATGGATGCAGAGGATACAGATCTACGACTTTGCTTCCGAATAATTTCTCCCTCAAAAACGCTCACACTTCAG GCCGAAAATGAAGCTGATAGGATGGACTGGGTTAACAAAATTACTGGAGCTATAACATTACTTTTTAATTCACAGTTTCTTCAAGAG CCTCCATATGGTGCAGCGAATTCACAGAGTAAAAACTTAGCATCTGGTGCTTCTTTGTCATATCATTCGGAGGATGATCAGGAATCATTGAGGAATGACTTATCTTCCAAGGAAGTGGGTAGTGTCTCTAAGATTTTAAGGGGAATTCCAGGGAATGATAAATGTGCTGAGTGCAGTGCTCCTGAACCAGAATGGGCATCTCTAAACCTTGGCATATTGCTATGTATTGAATGCTCTGGAGTGCATCGAAATCTTGGTGTTCATATCTCAAAG GTGAGATCTATAACATTAGATGTTAGGGTTTGGGAAAATACCATTTTGGAGTTATTTGATAACTTAGGTAATGCTTACTGTAATTCTATATGGGAGGGCTTGCTGCCGGATCATGAAAG GGTAGGTGAATTACGTGTGCCTATGAAACCTTGTTCAACAGATGCCTTCCAAATCAAAGAGAAATACATCCAAGCAAAG TACGTAGAGAAAGCACTAATAATCCGAGAAGAGGATATACCCTCAGTTTCCGTAAGAATTTGGCAAGCAGTTCAGACTGTAAATGTAAGAGAAGTGTATCGGCTCATTGTTACGTCAGCATCAAATATGATAAACACAAAATATGGTGATGAGGTTCACCATGCTGCTGAGGCGGAAGGGCAGCAGCATGATCCCGATCCCGAAGCTTGTCTGATGGTCGAAGAGACTATTGAGACTGAGAGGTGTTTCCGTGGATGGTCATTATTACATTTGGCATGTCATACTGACAGTACACTGATGGTCGAGTTGTTGCTCCAATTTGGTGCTGATGTAAATATGTCTGACTATCATGGAAGAACTCCCTTGCACCATTGCATTACAACTGGGAAAAATCAATTGGCAAAGTTTCTATTAAGAAG CCTCACTAATTGGAGCGTTCATCAGTTCCCTATTTTAGATGTGTCACGAGATGTTTTAGACTACTTCTCATCGCTGCACAAACAGCTAAGAATTTTCATTTGTCAAGCTTTTTGTGTTCTATTTGGCATCAATTacatgctatatatatatatatatatatatatatatatatatatatatatatatatatttgtgggTCTTAATGCACACAAATATAAATGA
- the LOC114169566 gene encoding ADP-ribosylation factor GTPase-activating protein AGD4-like isoform X3: protein MNIDLQDTKDSRRRYDKAVQSYDQSREKFVSLKKNTPQDIVTELEEDLQNSKSTFEKSRFNLVNSLMNIEAKKKYEFLESISAIMDAHLRYFKLGYDLLSQMEPYIHQVLTYAQQSKELANIEQDKLAKRIQEYRTQAELENIRASSNFTETMSGSEGIHVVGLNSYRSLDSGMLSSSKGELQTVKQGYLLKRSSSSRGDWKRRFFVLDNQRNLYYYRVKGVKPTGSQSYNYARSYEQTSGMFGRFRLKHNRAASLNDDILGCYTIDLCTSTIKMDAEDTDLRLCFRIISPSKTLTLQAENEADRMDWVNKITGAITLLFNSQFLQEPPYGAANSQSKNLASGASLSYHSEDDQESLRNDLSSKEVGSVSKILRGIPGNDKCAECSAPEPEWASLNLGILLCIECSGVHRNLGVHISKVRSITLDVRVWENTILELFDNLGNAYCNSIWEGLLPDHERVGELRVPMKPCSTDAFQIKEKYIQAKYVEKALIIREEDIPSVSVRIWQAVQTVNVREVYRLIVTSASNMINTKYGDEVHHAAEAEGQQHDPDPEACLMVEETIETERCFRGWSLLHLACHTDSTLMVELLLQFGADVNMSDYHGRTPLHHCITTGKNQLAKFLLRSLTNWSVHQFPILDVSRDVLDYFSSLHKQLRIFICQAFCVLFGINYMLYIYIYIYIYIYIYIYIFVGLNAHKYK, encoded by the exons ATGAATATTGATTTGCAAGATACGAAG GATTCTCGTCGTCGCTATGACAAAGCTGTCCAATCTTATGATCAG TCACGAGAGAAGTTTGTCTCTTTAAAGAAGAATACACCACAAGATATTGTAACTGAATTAGAAGAG GATCTGCAAAATTCCAAATCAACATTTGAAAAAAGTCGCTTCAATCTA GTAAACTCACTCATGAATATTGAAGCGAAAAAGAAGTATGAGTTCTTGGAGTCGATTAGTGCAATAATGGATGCTCATTTGAGATATTTTAAGCTG ggTTATGACTTACTAAGCCAAATGGAGCCCTATATTCACCAG GTATTAACATATGCACAACAATCTAAAGAACTTGCTAATATTGAGCAAGATAAGCTTGCAAAACGGATTCAGGAATACAGAACACAGGCAGAGTTGGAGAATATACGAGCTTCTAGCAATTTTACTGAAACCATGTCAGGTTCTGAAGGCATCCATGTTGTAGGGTTGAATTCGTACAGGAGTTTAGATTCAGGGATGCTGTCTTCATCCAAAGGGGAG CTTCAAACAGTTAAACAAGGTTATCTGTTAAAAAGGTCATCGAGCTCACGTGGAGATTGGAAACGGAGGTTCTTTGTACTTGATAACCAAAggaatttatattattacagAGTCAAGGGTGTCAAGCCCACG GGCTCTCAGTCATATAATTATGCTCGTTCTTATGAACAAACTAGTGGAATGTTTGGTAGATTCCGTTTAAAACACAACAGGGCTGCATCACTGAATGATGATATTTTAGGTTGTTACACTATTGATCTATGCACATCTACTATAAAGATGGATGCAGAGGATACAGATCTACGACTTTGCTTCCGAATAATTTCTCCCTCAAAAACGCTCACACTTCAG GCCGAAAATGAAGCTGATAGGATGGACTGGGTTAACAAAATTACTGGAGCTATAACATTACTTTTTAATTCACAGTTTCTTCAAGAG CCTCCATATGGTGCAGCGAATTCACAGAGTAAAAACTTAGCATCTGGTGCTTCTTTGTCATATCATTCGGAGGATGATCAGGAATCATTGAGGAATGACTTATCTTCCAAGGAAGTGGGTAGTGTCTCTAAGATTTTAAGGGGAATTCCAGGGAATGATAAATGTGCTGAGTGCAGTGCTCCTGAACCAGAATGGGCATCTCTAAACCTTGGCATATTGCTATGTATTGAATGCTCTGGAGTGCATCGAAATCTTGGTGTTCATATCTCAAAG GTGAGATCTATAACATTAGATGTTAGGGTTTGGGAAAATACCATTTTGGAGTTATTTGATAACTTAGGTAATGCTTACTGTAATTCTATATGGGAGGGCTTGCTGCCGGATCATGAAAG GGTAGGTGAATTACGTGTGCCTATGAAACCTTGTTCAACAGATGCCTTCCAAATCAAAGAGAAATACATCCAAGCAAAG TACGTAGAGAAAGCACTAATAATCCGAGAAGAGGATATACCCTCAGTTTCCGTAAGAATTTGGCAAGCAGTTCAGACTGTAAATGTAAGAGAAGTGTATCGGCTCATTGTTACGTCAGCATCAAATATGATAAACACAAAATATGGTGATGAGGTTCACCATGCTGCTGAGGCGGAAGGGCAGCAGCATGATCCCGATCCCGAAGCTTGTCTGATGGTCGAAGAGACTATTGAGACTGAGAGGTGTTTCCGTGGATGGTCATTATTACATTTGGCATGTCATACTGACAGTACACTGATGGTCGAGTTGTTGCTCCAATTTGGTGCTGATGTAAATATGTCTGACTATCATGGAAGAACTCCCTTGCACCATTGCATTACAACTGGGAAAAATCAATTGGCAAAGTTTCTATTAAGAAG CCTCACTAATTGGAGCGTTCATCAGTTCCCTATTTTAGATGTGTCACGAGATGTTTTAGACTACTTCTCATCGCTGCACAAACAGCTAAGAATTTTCATTTGTCAAGCTTTTTGTGTTCTATTTGGCATCAATTacatgctatatatatatatatatatatatatatatatatatatatatatatatatatttgtgggTCTTAATGCACACAAATATAAATGA